The following coding sequences are from one Homalodisca vitripennis isolate AUS2020 chromosome 7, UT_GWSS_2.1, whole genome shotgun sequence window:
- the LOC124366644 gene encoding nuclear pore complex protein NUP98A-like, translating into MSGNGGSSRCCSGDSPRSGKGESPRSGNGRSPWYSNDDIPSYGKGESPRYCIGDIPRSSNGGSPRYGKSDIPSYGKGESPRYGIGDSPRYGNGGSPRYGNGGSPGYGNSDSPRYGRNDSPRSGNGGGPKYGNGDNPRSANGGSPRYVNGNSPRSGIDGIPR; encoded by the exons ATGTCTGGAAATGGTGGCAGTTCTAGGTGTTGCAGTGGCGATAGTCCCAGGTCTGGTAAAGGTGAAAGTCCCAGGTCTGGTAATGGTCGTAGTCCCTGGTATAGTAATGATGATATTCCCAGCTATGGTAAAGGTGAAAGTCCCAGGTATTGTATAGGTGATATTCCCAGGTCTAGTAATGGTGGTAGTCCCAGATATGGTAAAAGTGATATTCCCAGCTATGGTAAAGGTGAAAGTCCCAGGTATGGTATAGGTGATAGTCCCAGGTATGGTAATGGTGGTAGTCCCAGATATGGTAATGGTGGTAGTCCCGGATATGGTAACAGTGATAGTCCCAGGTATGGTAGAAATGATAGTCCCAG GTCTGGTAATGGTGGCGGTCCCAAGTATGGTAACGGTGATAATCCCAGGTCTGCTAATGGTGGTAGTCCCAGGTATGTTAACGGTAATAGTCCCAGGTCTGGTATTGATGGCATTCCCAGGTAA